The DNA sequence GCAACACACATGTAACAagtgcaaataattaaaaatgggaTGACAAAACCTGCAAGGGTCTCCAGCAAAAGATACGACACTTTCTGTCCAGCAGATGAGTAGTTGCGACATGTACATAGTAGTCTACCGttcattttttctgtctcttgaaATGGAATGACAGAAATGCCGAAAGTAATAGACAGGAACCAAATGAGGAATATgattaaagaaatcttttcttttgttttgtatcTTTGAATTGTGAAAGGGTAAAACACAGACATTAACCGCTCCAAGCTCAATGCTGTAATTAGAAATATACTAGCATACATGCTGcagtaaataatgaaaaccagtattttgCAGAAGATGACTCCAAAAACCCATGAGTCAGCAAAGGAGTAAATCCAAATTGGTAAAGTAATCAGTACAAGAACATCTGCAATGGCCAGGTTCAAGATCAGCAGGACTGAAGGAGATACTTGCTTCATTTTTGTGCAAACAGTCCAGATGACAATGCAATT is a window from the Balearica regulorum gibbericeps isolate bBalReg1 chromosome 13, bBalReg1.pri, whole genome shotgun sequence genome containing:
- the LOC104641350 gene encoding leukotriene B4 receptor 1 yields the protein MSQAEESSIHSTWNIVRSVVCIILSFSFIIGTPGNCIVIWTVCTKMKQVSPSVLLILNLAIADVLVLITLPIWIYSFADSWVFGVIFCKILVFIIYCSMYASIFLITALSLERLMSVFYPFTIQRYKTKEKISLIIFLIWFLSITFGISVIPFQETEKMNGRLLCTCRNYSSAGQKVSYLLLETLAGFVIPFLIICTCYMCVARRISRMTYQSKQRSERLIASIVVAFILCWFPHHLFNILDIISIETERSNKELSLALGEIVDRGVYISGALVFISSCINPLLYAFAARRFQNHLRFAKISKLFEQMSQTVTEEDKKKSLVVTKQEDTLLSTENL